In Pseudonocardia sp. C8, one genomic interval encodes:
- a CDS encoding cytochrome P450: MAGSRGVRRWIRWLLRHGAIRREVSRQASKGDLGAQMIINPDAVRDPYPAYEQIRSQGRLVRSALSLTTVDHEITTAVLRSPDFCVGLRMPENVPSLLGVLLRAGGRWPLGPAEPPSLLSIDPPDHQRIRKLVARSFSAKAIARLRGRTEEIATRLLDDMEADAGPDRRADVIADYASLLPATVIAEMLGAPVSMREKFLEWGEGGAFSLDMGLTYRMFRRSEKDIDALAEWMSGHFDELRRNPNDSILSSLVQTYDEEEGRLTHDELLSLALLLLAAGFETTVNLIGNGTRLLLAHPDQLARLAADPALWPNAVDEILRLDSPVQRTGRVAARDTEVCGYPVRRGTLVLTHIGGANRDPAVFEDPERFDVGRAGADRHVAFSQGIHYCLGAALAKMEGEVGLRALFDRYPSLATAGPAELRGTRVLRGYRSLPVRLGDARVGVGA; this comes from the coding sequence ATGGCGGGATCGCGGGGTGTCCGGCGCTGGATCCGGTGGCTGCTGCGGCACGGGGCGATACGGCGGGAGGTGTCCCGGCAGGCGTCCAAGGGGGACCTCGGTGCCCAGATGATCATCAATCCGGACGCCGTGCGGGACCCGTACCCCGCCTACGAGCAGATCCGGTCCCAGGGGCGGCTCGTCCGCTCGGCGCTGTCCCTGACCACCGTCGACCACGAGATCACGACGGCGGTGCTGCGCAGCCCGGACTTCTGCGTGGGCCTGCGGATGCCCGAGAACGTCCCGAGCCTGCTGGGGGTGCTGCTCCGGGCGGGCGGGAGGTGGCCGCTCGGGCCGGCCGAGCCGCCGTCGCTTCTCTCGATCGACCCGCCGGACCACCAGCGGATCCGCAAGCTCGTCGCCCGGTCGTTCAGCGCGAAGGCGATCGCCCGGCTCCGCGGGCGCACCGAGGAGATCGCGACCCGGCTGCTCGACGACATGGAGGCGGACGCCGGGCCGGACCGGCGCGCCGACGTCATCGCCGACTACGCCTCGCTGCTCCCGGCGACCGTCATCGCCGAGATGCTGGGCGCGCCGGTGTCCATGCGGGAGAAGTTCCTCGAGTGGGGCGAGGGCGGGGCGTTCTCGCTGGACATGGGCCTGACCTACCGGATGTTCCGGCGGTCCGAGAAGGACATCGACGCGCTCGCCGAGTGGATGTCCGGGCACTTCGACGAGCTGCGCCGCAACCCGAACGACAGCATCCTGTCCTCACTGGTCCAGACCTACGACGAGGAGGAGGGCCGGCTCACCCACGACGAGCTGCTGTCGCTGGCGTTGCTGCTGCTCGCCGCCGGCTTCGAGACGACCGTGAACCTCATCGGCAACGGCACCCGCCTGCTGCTCGCCCACCCCGACCAGCTGGCCCGGCTCGCGGCCGACCCGGCACTGTGGCCGAACGCGGTCGACGAGATCCTGCGCCTCGACTCGCCCGTGCAGCGCACCGGCCGGGTCGCGGCACGCGACACCGAGGTGTGCGGCTACCCGGTCCGGCGGGGCACGCTGGTCCTGACGCACATCGGCGGGGCGAACCGGGACCCGGCGGTGTTCGAAGACCCGGAGCGGTTCGACGTCGGCCGCGCCGGCGCCGACCGGCATGTCGCGTTCAGCCAGGGCATCCACTACTGCCTGGGCGCGGCCCTGGCGAAGATGGAGGGCGAGGTCGGGCTGCGCGCGCTGTTCGACCGGTACCCGTCGCTGGCCACGGCGGGACCGGCGGAGCTGCGGGGCACCCGGGTGCTGCGCGGCTACCGGTCGCTGCCGGTGCGCCTCGGCGACGCCCGGGTCGGGGTCGGCGCCTGA
- a CDS encoding DUF6069 family protein — translation MSEADDRTREMSRESRAPRRPAVQASRLWAGGVATAVIAGLIALVGFLIVRVLLQIPYLAPIQANAIGGWDAAVQLAIVAAIAGLAATGLAQVLLLAVPSPMAYFGWIAGLLTALATVYPLAFSTESVTVRIATAVIHLVIGMAIISLVTTTVTSASNTRA, via the coding sequence ATGTCCGAGGCCGACGACCGGACCCGTGAGATGAGCCGAGAGTCCCGCGCCCCGCGCCGTCCCGCGGTCCAGGCGAGCCGGCTGTGGGCCGGCGGTGTCGCGACCGCGGTCATCGCCGGGCTGATCGCGCTGGTCGGGTTCCTCATCGTCCGGGTGCTGCTGCAGATCCCGTACCTGGCCCCGATCCAGGCGAACGCGATCGGTGGGTGGGACGCGGCCGTGCAGCTCGCGATCGTCGCGGCCATCGCCGGGCTCGCGGCGACCGGCCTGGCGCAGGTCCTGCTGCTGGCCGTCCCCAGCCCGATGGCGTACTTCGGCTGGATCGCGGGCCTGCTCACGGCGCTGGCGACGGTGTACCCCCTGGCGTTCTCCACCGAGTCGGTGACCGTCCGGATCGCGACCGCGGTGATCCACCTGGTCATCGGGATGGCGATCATCAGCCTGGTGACGACGACGGTCACCAGCGCTTCCAACACCCGGGCCTGA
- a CDS encoding phosphotransferase family protein codes for MADAHDGVDPVALTRWLAAEAPQVATGDGPVTVERISGGHSNLTFRVVDAEGTSFALRRPPTGGVLATAHDMGREWRFLTALSGTGVPVAEPVAHCTDPAVLGAGFYLMSWVDGVVPGDRSAGAAIPEPERESCGLDTADVLADLHAIDPDAVGLTDLHRPGRYLERQLRRWHKQAHASAFTDLAAIDAAHEKLLARMPDDPVTGIRIAHGDYRPGNLSYRDGRIVAIFDWELATLGEPMADLGWLIASWERPGDDRRAIASGPTADPGWPERDRIAARYAERSGHPLDHLPYWTAFAYWRGACIGTGVWTRYAQGYMGSAGETGELLDRRRRSIAADAEAALDALDR; via the coding sequence ATGGCGGACGCGCACGACGGAGTGGACCCGGTCGCCCTGACCCGCTGGCTCGCCGCGGAGGCGCCGCAGGTCGCGACCGGGGACGGGCCGGTGACCGTGGAGCGGATCTCCGGCGGGCACTCCAACCTCACGTTCCGGGTGGTCGACGCGGAGGGCACGTCGTTCGCGCTGCGCCGCCCGCCGACCGGCGGGGTGCTCGCCACCGCGCACGACATGGGCCGCGAGTGGCGGTTCCTCACCGCGCTCAGCGGCACCGGCGTCCCGGTCGCGGAACCGGTGGCGCACTGCACGGACCCGGCCGTCCTGGGCGCCGGCTTCTACCTGATGAGCTGGGTCGACGGCGTCGTCCCCGGTGACCGGTCGGCCGGGGCGGCGATCCCGGAACCGGAGCGGGAGTCGTGCGGGCTGGACACCGCCGACGTGCTCGCCGACCTCCACGCGATCGACCCCGACGCGGTCGGGCTCACCGACCTGCACCGGCCCGGCCGCTACCTGGAACGCCAGCTGCGGCGCTGGCACAAGCAGGCGCACGCGAGCGCGTTCACCGACCTCGCCGCGATCGACGCCGCGCACGAGAAGCTCCTCGCCCGCATGCCCGACGACCCGGTGACCGGGATCCGGATCGCGCACGGCGACTACCGGCCCGGGAACCTCTCGTACCGCGACGGCCGGATCGTGGCGATCTTCGACTGGGAGCTGGCGACGCTCGGCGAGCCGATGGCCGACCTGGGCTGGCTGATCGCGTCCTGGGAGCGGCCCGGGGACGACCGCCGGGCCATCGCCAGCGGCCCGACGGCGGATCCGGGCTGGCCGGAGCGCGACCGGATCGCTGCCCGCTACGCCGAGCGGTCGGGTCACCCGCTGGACCATCTGCCGTACTGGACGGCGTTCGCGTACTGGCGCGGCGCGTGCATCGGGACCGGCGTCTGGACCCGCTACGCCCAGGGCTACATGGGCTCGGCCGGGGAGACCGGGGAGCTGCTCGACCGGCGGCGCCGGTCCATCGCCGCGGACGCCGAGGCCGCGCTCGACGCCCTCGATCGGTGA
- a CDS encoding DUF3037 domain-containing protein codes for MSGRVTYEYALLRVVPRIERGEAINAGVLLHCRQRDVLAVRVHLDRARLAALDPYADADAVADVLETIAAVAAVPEPPRSDRHSTGALAARGPGAGEDIGRRFRRLTTPRSTIVQPGPVHTGLTADPHAEADRLLERLVLPPAPE; via the coding sequence GTGAGCGGGCGGGTGACCTACGAGTACGCGCTGCTGCGCGTGGTCCCGCGGATCGAGCGCGGCGAGGCGATCAACGCCGGTGTCCTGCTGCACTGCCGGCAGCGTGACGTCCTGGCGGTGCGCGTGCACCTGGACCGGGCCCGGCTGGCCGCGCTCGACCCGTACGCCGACGCCGACGCCGTCGCCGACGTCCTGGAGACGATCGCCGCCGTCGCCGCGGTCCCGGAGCCGCCCCGGTCGGACCGGCACAGCACCGGGGCCCTGGCCGCCCGCGGTCCGGGCGCCGGGGAGGACATCGGCCGGCGGTTCCGGCGGCTCACCACCCCGCGCAGCACCATCGTCCAGCCCGGGCCGGTCCACACCGGGCTCACCGCGGACCCGCACGCCGAGGCCGACCGGCTCCTGGAGCGCCTCGTGCTGCCGCCCGCCCCGGAGTAG
- a CDS encoding HipA family kinase, which translates to MLRHVTATRYVTPLREGGSLPGLMEACDLGTYVVKFTGAGQGRPVLVNEIVAGELARALGLPVPEIVTVDVDPGLGRTEPDQEVQELLRNSAGTNLGVDFLPGALDLDPLAFDVGPEFAGRVLWFDALVGNVDRSWRNSNMLLWHRCPYVIDHGATLTFAHDRAAAPRFPDRPYDAGDHVLLGARPDLDAADAALAPRVTGELVDGVLALVPDDWLDGPPDAARDVYRTALLGRVARRDAWLPGVVAAVAAGRPRPVERAPRRPSWLRIGGAGR; encoded by the coding sequence GTGCTGCGTCACGTCACCGCGACCCGTTACGTCACCCCGCTGCGGGAGGGCGGGTCGCTGCCCGGACTGATGGAGGCCTGCGACCTCGGGACCTACGTCGTCAAGTTCACCGGAGCCGGCCAGGGCCGGCCGGTGCTGGTCAACGAGATCGTCGCCGGTGAGCTGGCGCGGGCGCTGGGCCTGCCGGTGCCGGAGATCGTCACGGTCGACGTCGATCCCGGACTGGGCCGCACCGAGCCCGACCAGGAGGTCCAGGAGCTGCTCCGGAACTCGGCCGGGACGAACCTGGGTGTCGACTTCCTGCCCGGCGCGCTCGACCTGGACCCGCTCGCCTTCGACGTCGGGCCGGAGTTCGCGGGCCGGGTGCTCTGGTTCGACGCGCTGGTCGGCAACGTCGACCGGTCCTGGCGCAACTCCAACATGCTGCTCTGGCACCGCTGCCCGTACGTGATCGACCACGGCGCGACCCTGACGTTCGCGCACGACCGGGCAGCGGCGCCGCGGTTCCCGGACAGGCCGTACGACGCCGGCGACCACGTCCTGCTCGGGGCCCGCCCGGACCTCGACGCCGCCGACGCGGCCCTGGCCCCGCGGGTCACCGGCGAGCTGGTCGACGGGGTGCTGGCGCTCGTCCCCGACGACTGGCTGGACGGCCCGCCCGATGCCGCCCGCGACGTCTACCGGACCGCGCTGCTCGGGCGCGTGGCGCGGCGGGACGCGTGGCTGCCGGGCGTCGTGGCCGCGGTCGCCGCCGGGCGGCCGCGCCCGGTCGAGCGGGCGCCCCGGCGCCCGTCCTGGCTGCGGATCGGCGGGGCCGGCCGGTGA
- a CDS encoding DoxX family protein: MYRSLTGTPRDVVLLVGRLLLAYIMVMHAWKKINAGLFDTAAVFAKYGIPIAIAAASFTIVVELVFSASVALGCRMVVPAGFMTFVMAGAIWFVHGKNGLFMADNGWALVGTIICATLALAVAGPGRFSLDAVLAERAERRIAQTRAIPRQVISV, from the coding sequence GTGTACCGCTCCCTGACCGGAACCCCGCGGGACGTCGTCCTGCTCGTCGGTCGTCTCCTGCTGGCCTACATCATGGTCATGCACGCCTGGAAGAAGATCAACGCCGGTCTCTTCGACACCGCCGCGGTCTTCGCCAAGTACGGCATCCCGATCGCCATCGCCGCGGCGTCGTTCACGATCGTCGTCGAGCTCGTGTTCTCGGCGTCGGTCGCGCTGGGCTGCCGGATGGTGGTCCCCGCCGGCTTCATGACGTTCGTGATGGCCGGGGCGATCTGGTTCGTGCACGGGAAGAACGGCCTGTTCATGGCCGACAACGGCTGGGCGCTCGTCGGCACGATCATCTGCGCCACCCTGGCCCTGGCCGTGGCGGGCCCCGGCCGGTTCAGCCTCGACGCGGTGCTCGCCGAGCGGGCCGAGCGCCGGATCGCGCAGACCCGCGCGATCCCGCGGCAGGTCATCTCGGTGTGA
- the pgi gene encoding glucose-6-phosphate isomerase: MSDTSNVIGRDITATPEWTALIEHAAVMEPRHLRALFADDPDRASALTAEGADLLLDYSKHRITRETIGLLAALARAAGLPERTEAMFTGAHVNTSEDRAVLHTALRLPRDAELVVDGQDVVADVHAVLDRMGAFADAVRSGEWTGFTGERIRTIVNIGIGGSDLGPVMAYEALRDYAQRDLECRFVSNIDPTDLSETVSDLDPATTLFIVSSKTFTTQETLTNARNARSWLLDTLGTDDEKAVARHFVAVSTNAEKVAEFGIATENMFGFWDWVGGRYSLDSAIGLSLMCAIGKERFAEFLAGMHAMDVHFRETPLEENLPVIAGMLGVWYANFFGAETRAVLPYSQYLHRLPAYLQQLTMESNGKSVHLDGSPVTTTTGEIFWGEPGTNGQHAFYQLLHQGTRLVPADFIGFARPNHDLPGEGEADMHDLFMANLFAQSAALAFGKTAEEIEAEGTPADLVPHKVMPGNRPSSTILAERLTPSVLGQLIAFYEHVTFVEGVIWGIDSFDQWGVELGKVMARQFGPALYAADPPDAAEAGLDASTAALIGRYRSWRGR, encoded by the coding sequence GTGTCCGACACGAGCAACGTCATCGGCAGAGACATCACGGCGACCCCCGAGTGGACCGCGCTGATCGAGCATGCGGCGGTGATGGAGCCGCGCCACCTGCGCGCGCTGTTCGCCGACGACCCGGATCGGGCGTCGGCCCTGACCGCCGAGGGCGCGGACCTCCTCCTCGACTACTCCAAGCACCGCATCACCCGGGAGACGATCGGGCTCCTGGCCGCGCTCGCGCGCGCGGCCGGCCTGCCCGAGCGCACCGAGGCGATGTTCACCGGCGCGCACGTCAACACCTCCGAGGACCGTGCGGTGCTGCACACAGCGCTGCGGCTGCCCCGCGACGCCGAGCTCGTGGTCGACGGGCAGGACGTCGTCGCCGACGTGCACGCCGTCCTCGACCGCATGGGCGCCTTCGCCGACGCGGTGCGCTCCGGGGAGTGGACCGGCTTCACCGGCGAGCGGATCCGGACGATCGTCAACATCGGCATCGGCGGCTCCGACCTGGGACCGGTCATGGCCTACGAGGCGCTGCGCGACTACGCCCAGCGCGACCTCGAGTGCCGGTTCGTGTCCAACATCGACCCGACCGACCTGTCCGAGACCGTGTCCGACCTGGACCCGGCGACGACGTTGTTCATCGTCTCGTCCAAGACGTTCACGACCCAGGAGACGCTGACCAACGCGCGCAACGCCCGGTCGTGGCTGCTGGACACGCTGGGCACGGACGACGAGAAGGCCGTCGCGCGGCACTTCGTGGCGGTGTCGACGAACGCGGAGAAGGTGGCCGAGTTCGGGATCGCCACCGAGAACATGTTCGGCTTCTGGGACTGGGTGGGTGGCCGGTACTCGCTGGACTCCGCGATCGGCCTGTCGCTGATGTGCGCGATCGGCAAGGAGCGCTTCGCCGAGTTCCTGGCCGGCATGCACGCGATGGACGTCCACTTCCGCGAGACCCCGCTCGAGGAGAACCTGCCGGTCATCGCCGGGATGCTCGGCGTCTGGTACGCGAACTTCTTCGGCGCCGAGACCCGCGCGGTGCTGCCCTACTCCCAGTACCTGCACCGCCTCCCGGCCTACCTGCAGCAGCTGACGATGGAGTCCAACGGCAAGTCGGTCCACCTGGACGGCAGCCCGGTCACCACGACGACCGGCGAGATCTTCTGGGGCGAACCCGGCACCAACGGCCAGCACGCGTTCTACCAGCTGCTGCACCAGGGCACCCGACTCGTGCCGGCCGACTTCATCGGCTTCGCACGGCCGAACCACGACCTGCCCGGCGAGGGCGAGGCCGACATGCACGACCTGTTCATGGCGAACCTCTTCGCGCAGAGCGCGGCACTGGCGTTCGGCAAGACCGCCGAGGAGATCGAGGCCGAGGGCACCCCGGCCGACCTCGTGCCGCACAAGGTGATGCCGGGCAACCGGCCGTCGTCGACGATCCTGGCGGAGAGGCTGACGCCGTCGGTGCTGGGCCAGCTGATCGCCTTCTACGAGCACGTGACGTTCGTGGAGGGGGTGATCTGGGGGATCGACTCGTTCGACCAGTGGGGGGTCGAGCTCGGCAAGGTGATGGCCAGGCAGTTCGGCCCCGCGCTGTACGCCGCGGACCCGCCGGACGCGGCCGAGGCCGGTCTGGACGCCTCCACCGCCGCGCTGATCGGCCGCTACCGGAGTTGGCGCGGGCGCTGA
- a CDS encoding phosphatase PAP2 family protein gives MDDHRPDPRTTGVVAALLLVSAVSMLLIGGSGGLHRDAAAAAVLAAGREPAPVTAALVVTEVGNTVGSTLVALAAGAVLAWRGRRAEGACLAAVPIVASLVFTALKRLVDRARPPADLQVLAEANESLPSGHATMAAAAWTALVLVFWPSLTRRVRVLLTAFAVLWVGAVGFTRVYLGVHWLSDVLAGWALGAGLAFAGVTVLAARRHRATA, from the coding sequence GTGGACGATCATCGACCGGATCCGCGCACGACGGGGGTCGTGGCGGCGCTCCTGCTGGTGTCGGCGGTCTCGATGCTCCTCATCGGCGGGAGCGGGGGGCTGCACCGGGACGCGGCGGCCGCGGCCGTGCTCGCCGCCGGGCGGGAGCCGGCGCCGGTGACCGCGGCGCTCGTCGTGACCGAGGTCGGCAACACCGTCGGCAGCACGCTGGTCGCGCTGGCCGCGGGAGCCGTGCTGGCCTGGCGCGGCCGCCGGGCGGAGGGGGCCTGCCTGGCGGCGGTGCCGATCGTCGCGAGCCTGGTGTTCACCGCGCTCAAGCGGCTCGTGGACCGGGCGCGGCCGCCGGCGGACCTGCAGGTCCTGGCCGAGGCGAACGAGTCACTGCCGTCCGGGCACGCGACGATGGCGGCGGCCGCGTGGACCGCGCTGGTGCTGGTGTTCTGGCCCTCCCTGACCCGCCGCGTGCGGGTGCTGCTCACTGCTTTCGCGGTGCTGTGGGTGGGCGCGGTCGGGTTCACCCGGGTCTACCTGGGCGTGCACTGGTTGTCCGACGTGCTCGCCGGGTGGGCGCTGGGCGCCGGGCTGGCGTTCGCCGGGGTCACGGTGCTCGCCGCCCGGCGACACCGAGCCACGGCCTGA
- a CDS encoding response regulator transcription factor has protein sequence MRVVLAEDSMLLREGLVRLLEEAGATVLAAVGDGTALVEAVGEHAPEVAVVDVRMPPSFTDEGLRAALEIRRQHPEVGILVLSQYVEESYATDLLEAGGGVGYLLKDRVSKLADLSDALSRVAAGGTVLDPEVVSALLTKRRRRDPLAELSPREREVLELMAQGRTNTAIGRLMVITQGAVEKHISSIFTKLGLPPSSDDHRRVMAVLAWLEG, from the coding sequence ATGCGCGTGGTCCTCGCCGAGGACTCGATGCTGCTGCGCGAGGGCCTGGTCCGGCTGCTGGAGGAGGCGGGCGCGACGGTGCTCGCCGCGGTGGGTGACGGGACCGCGCTGGTCGAGGCGGTGGGCGAGCACGCACCGGAGGTGGCGGTCGTCGACGTGCGGATGCCGCCGTCGTTCACCGACGAGGGCCTGCGCGCCGCGCTCGAGATCCGCCGGCAGCACCCGGAGGTCGGCATCCTCGTGCTGTCCCAGTACGTCGAGGAGTCCTACGCCACCGACCTCCTGGAGGCCGGTGGCGGGGTCGGCTACCTGCTGAAGGACCGGGTGTCCAAGCTCGCCGACCTCTCCGACGCGTTGAGCCGGGTCGCCGCGGGCGGCACCGTCCTCGACCCGGAGGTCGTGTCCGCGCTGCTGACGAAGCGCCGCCGCCGGGACCCGCTCGCGGAGCTCTCGCCGCGCGAGCGGGAGGTGCTGGAGCTGATGGCGCAAGGCCGCACCAACACCGCGATCGGACGCCTGATGGTCATCACCCAGGGGGCCGTCGAGAAGCACATCTCGTCGATCTTCACCAAGCTGGGCCTGCCGCCGTCGTCGGACGACCACCGCCGGGTGATGGCGGTACTGGCCTGGCTGGAGGGCTGA
- a CDS encoding sensor histidine kinase: MPDQTRAAGEPTGRRRPSVDVPAGAEGAPPGGSAAEAVPPTGRLRPDSEPGNPLDPHLVRALDGWGNGALREYLLRDGPHLPQAMQWPSGWPGRTRLGVQMAYLLTGLPLALVSGIVVLVGLGLGAATFVLWIGLPITVGTLAAARGFAELERRATVAATGRPLPPHHYRPNRGRRLMGRLFRALADPQSWRDLAHAAAALPLRIVTAAVALVWAVTGLAGLLYVFWQWSLPRGDDGWTLFRSVTGFQSTVGDIALNTGLGVLLLVTLPTVVRWLTDVRALLARGLLTNQTAALRARAQALAAGRRAAVAAEAQTLRRLERDIHDGPQQRLVRLGMDLETAVRRLDDDPERARPLLHEALEQTREALSELRAVSRGIAPPILADRGLGPALAAAAGRSPVRVDLDVGLDPGTRLPALVENTAYFVVSEALTNVAKHAGASAVSVTVAVDGSLLRIVVRDDGRGGAHLGKGHGLAGLADRLEIVEGRLDVHSPPGGPTVLTAEVPVAGLGEA; this comes from the coding sequence ATGCCGGATCAGACGCGGGCCGCCGGGGAACCGACCGGCCGCCGGCGCCCGTCCGTGGACGTCCCCGCCGGCGCGGAGGGCGCCCCGCCCGGCGGGTCCGCGGCCGAGGCGGTGCCGCCGACCGGCCGGCTCCGGCCGGACTCCGAACCGGGCAACCCGCTGGACCCGCACCTGGTCCGGGCCCTGGACGGTTGGGGCAACGGTGCGCTGCGCGAGTACCTGCTCCGCGACGGGCCGCACCTCCCGCAGGCGATGCAGTGGCCGTCCGGCTGGCCCGGCCGGACCCGGCTGGGCGTGCAGATGGCCTACCTGCTGACCGGGCTGCCGCTGGCACTGGTCAGCGGGATCGTGGTTCTGGTCGGGCTGGGGCTCGGCGCGGCGACGTTCGTGCTCTGGATCGGGCTCCCGATCACCGTCGGCACGCTCGCCGCGGCGCGGGGGTTCGCCGAGCTGGAACGCCGCGCGACCGTGGCCGCGACCGGACGGCCGTTGCCGCCGCACCACTACCGGCCCAACCGCGGACGCCGGCTGATGGGGCGGCTGTTCCGCGCGCTGGCCGACCCGCAGAGCTGGCGCGACCTCGCGCACGCCGCCGCGGCGCTCCCGCTGCGGATCGTCACCGCCGCCGTCGCGCTGGTGTGGGCCGTGACCGGGCTCGCCGGGCTGCTCTACGTGTTCTGGCAGTGGTCGCTGCCGCGCGGCGACGACGGCTGGACGCTGTTCCGGTCGGTCACCGGCTTCCAGTCGACGGTCGGCGACATCGCGCTGAACACCGGTCTCGGCGTCCTGCTGCTGGTCACGCTGCCGACGGTGGTGCGCTGGCTGACCGACGTCCGCGCCCTGCTGGCCCGCGGCCTGCTCACCAACCAGACCGCCGCGCTGCGCGCCCGCGCCCAGGCGCTCGCCGCGGGGCGGCGGGCCGCGGTCGCGGCGGAGGCCCAGACGTTGCGCCGGCTGGAACGCGACATCCACGACGGCCCGCAGCAGCGGCTGGTCCGCCTCGGGATGGACCTGGAGACGGCCGTCCGGCGGCTCGACGACGACCCCGAACGCGCCCGCCCGCTCCTGCACGAGGCCCTGGAACAGACCCGCGAGGCGCTCTCGGAGCTGCGGGCGGTGTCCCGCGGCATCGCCCCGCCGATCCTCGCCGACCGGGGCCTCGGTCCGGCCCTGGCCGCGGCGGCCGGGCGCAGCCCCGTCCGCGTCGACCTCGACGTCGGCCTGGACCCCGGCACCCGGCTGCCCGCGCTGGTGGAGAACACGGCGTACTTCGTCGTGTCGGAGGCGCTGACCAACGTGGCCAAGCACGCCGGCGCGTCCGCGGTGTCGGTCACGGTCGCCGTCGACGGGTCGCTGCTGCGGATCGTGGTGCGTGACGACGGCCGTGGCGGCGCCCACCTCGGCAAGGGCCACGGGCTGGCCGGGCTCGCCGACCGCCTGGAGATCGTCGAGGGCCGCCTCGACGTGCACAGCCCGCCGGGCGGTCCCACGGTCCTGACCGCGGAGGTACCGGTCGCCGGACTGGGGGAGGCGTGA